The proteins below are encoded in one region of Sporosarcina sp. FSL K6-1508:
- a CDS encoding DNA internalization-related competence protein ComEC/Rec2: protein MISRVRFMYLAIPVAVSAFAAYGPAYLLLCNLLLLPIFLSRKEDFLTPILAVAAATFSFFYISATIPATIENGDATLTLTWTDNVKIDGGKMKGFAKTSSGNTIYAIYTIGSEQEKNRLLRTNIPSVTFTMSGSFRKPDIPSHDYSFNMSTYMRMYGATAIFESETIIQTVKNSDIQSRLSDQRWKVKNHIETSFPESLIVEAEALLIGDRSGMDEELAANYRTLGITHLFAISGLHVGLLTFMLREFLLRITLRKETVDTLLMALLPFYAVLAGGAPSVWRAVSVTILVLLASSGRVRVRLDDALAISAICFILYQSFVVFQPGFQLSYMAACSLVYSTGILSKSKAPIVISFLVTSISQLSLYPVLLFHFHELSISSFIVNLAYVPLYSIIILPANIFLLIMTSVLPKVAEVLFMVYEPFRASISIITSWISALPYQLWTPGKPDAFWAFIAAASVMLFFVRCEEGTKLIRSLPIVIAPALVIHFIPYMDSSLKVTYLDVGQGDSIVIELPYRKAVYVIDTGGTITFGEPNWKTPTKQFEVGRKIVVPYLKGSGITKIDKLIISHADADHMEGADELLDELKVDEIHISPGSEFEPAMKDVLTITESKIIPVLPMKEGISWKKGESSFNYVAPADEKYDGNASSLVLFMKTAGPSFLFTGDMEKEGEVQFLRKYGKSDFGSIILKAGHHGSRTSSTDEFVQALRPELTIFSAGRNSRYGHPHPEVVETFRKYGLKTMSTAEFGSITVTVKKDLYHISDMAQ from the coding sequence ATGATATCCCGTGTACGATTCATGTATCTCGCAATTCCGGTCGCCGTATCAGCTTTTGCTGCATACGGTCCGGCTTATCTGTTACTCTGTAATCTACTTCTTCTCCCCATCTTCTTGAGCAGAAAAGAAGATTTCCTCACACCTATCCTCGCGGTTGCGGCCGCTACCTTCTCATTTTTTTATATTTCAGCAACGATTCCAGCCACTATTGAAAACGGTGATGCCACACTCACTCTCACTTGGACTGATAATGTGAAAATTGATGGCGGCAAGATGAAAGGTTTTGCGAAGACCTCCTCAGGAAATACCATTTACGCCATCTATACGATTGGCAGTGAACAAGAAAAGAATAGGTTACTTCGGACGAATATCCCTTCAGTGACATTTACGATGTCCGGCTCGTTTCGCAAACCTGACATCCCCTCTCATGACTATTCATTTAATATGAGTACATATATGAGAATGTACGGAGCAACAGCGATATTTGAATCGGAGACGATTATTCAGACTGTCAAGAATTCTGATATCCAGAGCCGTTTATCTGACCAAAGGTGGAAGGTGAAGAACCATATCGAAACTTCCTTCCCTGAGTCACTCATTGTGGAAGCGGAAGCTTTGCTCATTGGCGATCGAAGCGGAATGGATGAGGAGTTGGCAGCGAATTACCGAACTCTCGGTATTACGCATCTATTTGCGATTTCAGGACTGCATGTGGGATTGCTAACCTTCATGCTACGGGAATTCCTGCTAAGAATAACACTGAGGAAAGAGACTGTAGATACCCTCCTCATGGCGCTGTTGCCTTTTTATGCAGTTTTGGCGGGCGGGGCACCTTCTGTCTGGCGAGCGGTGTCAGTGACTATTCTCGTGCTTCTGGCTTCATCGGGTAGAGTAAGAGTAAGGCTTGATGATGCACTTGCGATAAGTGCAATTTGTTTTATCCTTTATCAATCATTTGTAGTATTTCAGCCCGGATTTCAGCTATCTTACATGGCGGCCTGCTCACTCGTCTATTCAACTGGTATTTTATCAAAATCAAAAGCGCCTATTGTGATTTCATTTCTAGTTACTTCGATCAGTCAGTTGTCGTTATATCCCGTCTTGCTGTTCCATTTTCATGAGTTATCCATTTCGTCATTTATAGTCAATTTGGCGTACGTCCCGCTATATTCTATAATCATCTTGCCTGCAAACATTTTCTTACTTATCATGACATCTGTCTTGCCGAAAGTGGCAGAGGTCTTATTCATGGTGTATGAACCGTTCCGGGCGAGCATTAGTATAATAACAAGCTGGATTTCCGCATTACCGTACCAATTATGGACACCAGGAAAACCCGATGCGTTCTGGGCATTCATAGCGGCAGCGAGCGTTATGCTGTTTTTCGTTCGCTGTGAGGAGGGGACCAAGCTTATCCGATCGCTGCCAATCGTAATTGCGCCCGCCCTTGTCATTCATTTCATCCCGTATATGGACAGCTCCCTGAAAGTGACCTATCTAGATGTCGGACAAGGAGACAGTATCGTCATCGAATTGCCTTATCGAAAAGCGGTTTATGTGATTGATACGGGTGGAACCATTACATTCGGCGAGCCAAACTGGAAAACCCCAACGAAGCAATTTGAAGTCGGCAGGAAAATCGTTGTCCCTTATTTAAAGGGGAGCGGTATCACGAAAATCGATAAACTGATTATCTCCCATGCTGACGCTGATCATATGGAAGGAGCAGATGAACTATTAGACGAACTTAAGGTAGACGAAATCCATATTTCACCCGGCAGTGAGTTTGAACCAGCCATGAAGGATGTGTTAACGATTACTGAGAGCAAAATTATTCCGGTCTTACCAATGAAAGAAGGTATTTCATGGAAGAAAGGAGAATCAAGCTTTAATTATGTAGCTCCAGCGGATGAGAAGTATGATGGAAATGCAAGTTCTCTTGTCCTATTCATGAAAACAGCGGGGCCTTCATTCTTATTTACCGGTGATATGGAGAAAGAGGGAGAAGTTCAGTTTCTTCGCAAGTATGGAAAATCCGATTTTGGTTCAATTATTTTGAAGGCGGGCCATCACGGCAGCAGGACTTCGAGTACTGACGAATTTGTACAGGCACTTCGCCCAGAGTTGACGATTTTTTCAGCCGGGAGGAACAGTCGGTACGGTCACCCGCATCCTGAAGTTGTTGAGACGTTTAGAAAATATGGTTTGAAAACAATGTCAACCGCCGAATTCGGATCGATTACAGTCACTGTCAAAAAAGATCTATATCATATTTCTGATATGGCACAATAA
- a CDS encoding YqzM family protein, whose amino-acid sequence MNEFEHDVQSKRNDLIDSGIGFIVAFVAFSAIFVVATIIDVVAG is encoded by the coding sequence ATGAATGAGTTTGAACATGATGTACAGTCCAAACGCAATGATCTTATCGATTCAGGAATCGGCTTTATAGTCGCTTTCGTAGCATTTTCAGCAATTTTTGTTGTTGCTACAATAATCGACGTCGTCGCTGGCTAA
- the holA gene encoding DNA polymerase III subunit delta, with the protein MANAIWKKIAAGEIDPVYLLTGLEQHLFDSTITRLKKALPDIDAGSVIRFDLDETPVEVVIEEADTLPFLEDRKLIIAGNASFLKASDKTREKVTHNLELLEAWLANPSPTATVVFIAPYEKLDARKRITKIMKEQTTVIESKRLQGKDLFTWIQQEASANSSQISPSNAELLVKMAGDDLLSLSSEISKMATYLNGDGAITTEVIESLVPRTPEMDVFRLTDAYVSGKVSDTVAIYHDLLRNGEEPIMLTSLIASHVRLMVHVGLLQKKGYQQHQIAKTLSVHPYRVKLMMENRNLPSSERLLLVLNNLAAIDYKLKSSSGKRERILELFFMEPLRK; encoded by the coding sequence GTGGCGAATGCAATATGGAAAAAAATAGCCGCAGGGGAAATCGATCCGGTCTACTTATTGACTGGTCTCGAACAACATCTATTCGACTCCACAATTACTCGGCTAAAAAAAGCATTACCTGACATTGATGCTGGATCAGTCATTCGGTTTGACTTGGACGAGACACCTGTAGAGGTGGTCATTGAAGAGGCAGACACATTACCATTCCTCGAAGACCGTAAATTGATCATAGCTGGAAACGCATCATTTTTAAAAGCGTCAGATAAAACCCGAGAAAAAGTGACACATAATTTGGAGCTATTGGAAGCATGGCTGGCAAATCCTTCACCGACCGCAACCGTTGTATTTATAGCGCCTTATGAAAAACTGGATGCACGAAAACGGATCACCAAAATAATGAAAGAACAGACGACTGTTATTGAATCAAAACGTTTGCAGGGGAAAGATCTTTTCACATGGATTCAACAGGAAGCGAGTGCGAACAGCAGTCAGATTAGTCCAAGTAACGCAGAATTGTTAGTGAAAATGGCAGGGGATGACCTTCTTTCATTGTCATCAGAAATTAGTAAGATGGCTACGTATTTAAATGGTGATGGGGCTATAACAACAGAAGTAATTGAGTCGCTTGTACCCCGGACACCGGAAATGGATGTCTTTAGGCTAACGGATGCGTATGTGTCTGGAAAAGTGTCTGACACTGTTGCGATCTATCATGATCTCTTACGTAATGGGGAAGAGCCAATCATGCTGACATCACTTATTGCGAGTCATGTAAGGCTCATGGTACACGTGGGCTTGCTGCAGAAAAAAGGATACCAGCAACATCAAATTGCAAAAACATTAAGCGTTCATCCGTACCGCGTAAAGTTAATGATGGAAAATAGAAATCTGCCAAGTTCAGAGCGATTACTGCTAGTTTTAAATAATCTTGCAGCCATTGACTACAAATTGAAATCATCGAGTGGTAAAAGAGAACGGATTTTGGAGTTATTCTTTATGGAACCTTTAAGAAAATAA
- the rpsT gene encoding 30S ribosomal protein S20: MPNIKSAIKRVKQSNAANEQNSTTKHAMRTAVRKAEVALDAKDENATGLLKDAIKKMDTAARKGLIHKNTASRQKARLTKKAL, from the coding sequence ATGCCAAACATTAAATCTGCAATCAAACGCGTAAAACAAAGCAATGCTGCAAACGAGCAAAACTCGACTACAAAACACGCAATGCGTACTGCTGTACGTAAAGCTGAAGTTGCTCTTGACGCTAAAGACGAAAACGCTACTGGCCTTCTAAAAGATGCAATCAAAAAAATGGATACAGCTGCACGTAAAGGCCTTATCCATAAAAATACTGCATCACGTCAAAAAGCACGTCTTACTAAAAAAGCACTTTAA
- the gpr gene encoding GPR endopeptidase — MEKHDFYRTDLVDESEEMVRHRSATEKNRLKESNGVLFGESRLGRVIVTSVTVDEQGEQKIGKKKGTYITLTVPALTSDDLEGLADMSRVLIEKLDEMLANITTLKTGKILLIGLGNRDITPDAVGPLTMDRLRDIVPNYYSEEGSEVFVYAPGVTIQTGLETADYVKALANEIKPDLLIVVDALAARDSSRLCRTIQLTDTGIHPGSGVGNSRKEISQDMLGMPVIAIGIPTVVDGPVLIADAINTMFGYIASKINEKDSPSSRLSVTPWLHSESEDADRSNLLPIFGDWATWPHEDRIQLFEEVLTNHELRTFVSPKEIDSWVSLYAESLADSLTTWISNMKK, encoded by the coding sequence ATGGAGAAGCATGATTTTTATCGAACAGATCTTGTTGACGAAAGTGAAGAAATGGTACGCCACCGGTCAGCAACTGAAAAAAACAGGCTGAAAGAATCGAATGGTGTTTTATTTGGAGAATCGAGATTGGGACGTGTCATAGTAACGTCAGTGACGGTCGATGAACAAGGTGAACAAAAGATCGGAAAGAAAAAAGGGACGTATATTACACTGACAGTCCCTGCGCTTACATCAGACGATTTAGAGGGGCTTGCCGATATGTCGAGGGTGTTAATCGAAAAACTCGATGAGATGCTTGCAAATATCACGACTCTCAAAACAGGAAAGATTCTTTTAATTGGCCTGGGCAATCGGGATATTACACCCGATGCAGTCGGACCGCTGACGATGGACCGTCTGCGGGATATTGTACCCAACTATTATTCCGAAGAAGGCAGTGAAGTTTTCGTCTATGCACCAGGTGTGACAATTCAAACAGGTCTGGAAACGGCCGATTATGTTAAAGCTTTAGCCAATGAAATAAAACCAGATTTGCTGATTGTCGTAGACGCACTTGCCGCAAGGGATAGCTCTAGACTTTGCCGGACGATTCAATTGACGGATACGGGCATCCATCCAGGCTCCGGGGTTGGCAATAGCCGAAAAGAAATTTCGCAGGATATGCTTGGTATGCCGGTAATTGCAATTGGAATTCCTACAGTCGTTGATGGCCCTGTTTTAATTGCGGATGCTATCAATACAATGTTCGGTTATATCGCTTCCAAAATAAATGAAAAAGACAGTCCTTCCTCACGTCTTTCCGTCACTCCGTGGTTGCATAGCGAGAGCGAAGATGCCGACCGTTCCAATCTACTTCCAATTTTCGGTGATTGGGCAACATGGCCGCATGAGGATCGCATCCAACTGTTCGAAGAAGTATTAACGAATCATGAACTTCGGACGTTCGTTTCGCCAAAAGAGATTGATTCGTGGGTATCTCTTTATGCAGAATCACTTGCAGATTCATTAACGACCTGGATTTCCAACATGAAAAAATAG